In Lactococcus garvieae subsp. garvieae, the following proteins share a genomic window:
- the polA gene encoding DNA polymerase I, protein MENKKNKLLLIDGSSLAFRAFFALYNQVDRFVAPSGLHTNAIYGFHLMLNNLVERLEPNHVLIAFDAGKTTFRTEMFAAYKDGRARTPDEFREQLPFIKELIEKLGYNHYELKNYEADDIIGTLDKMAELPEAGDYDVTIVTGDKDLIQLVDSNTTVEISKKGVAEFESFTPAYLMEKTGLTPQQFIDLKGLMGDSSDNYPGVTKVGEKTALKLLQEWGSIDNLYENIDSLKKSKMKENLIADREMAFLSRTLATIDTKSPIEIDLADTLIKPVDAAELIKFYDEMGFAQFKAKLETAEADEVTLSFEVVEEAADILVDKDDFFYIEILNENYHKEEIIGFAWGNEEKVFVSKNTELLKHFVFPENTYDFKKNKVLLHRLGIELPTAKYDSMLAKYLISTTEDNKVETIGRLFANKYISTDEEVYGKGAKRRIPEDEILFKHLAGKIHVLATTKAVMIQNLEENEQYHLLTEMELPLANVLAKMEIAGIAAEVSTLEEIGAANQKLIADLTEQIYALAGEEFNINSPKQLGVILFEKLQLPHGKKTKTGYSTAADILENLAQDYELVAKILEYRQISKIQSTYVQGLIPQIAEDGRIHTRYVQDLTQTGRLSSIDPNLQNIPVRLEAGRLIRKAFVAAENNILLSSDYSQIELRVLAHMSKDEHLIDAFNHGADIHSSTAMRVFNIDKPENVTPNDRRNAKAVNFGISYGETEYGLAKRLSISNKEAAEMIQAYFERYPGVANYIAETKREAKDKGYVSTMFNRRRKLPEINNRNFMVRQGAERQAINAPIQGSAGDILKIAMINLDAALSEGKFKAKLLLQVHDEIILEVPKEELTAVQNLVKQTMESAVELNVPLIADENTGDSWYEAK, encoded by the coding sequence ATGGAAAACAAGAAAAATAAATTACTGCTTATTGATGGATCTTCATTAGCATTTCGGGCTTTTTTTGCCCTCTATAATCAGGTAGATCGTTTTGTGGCTCCAAGTGGCTTACATACCAATGCGATCTATGGTTTTCATCTTATGCTTAATAATTTGGTCGAAAGATTAGAACCTAATCATGTTCTGATTGCATTTGATGCAGGAAAAACAACCTTTAGAACGGAAATGTTCGCTGCTTACAAAGATGGGCGGGCACGTACACCGGATGAATTCCGTGAACAGCTGCCCTTTATTAAGGAGCTGATTGAAAAGTTAGGCTATAATCATTATGAGCTTAAAAACTATGAAGCAGATGACATTATTGGTACTTTAGACAAAATGGCTGAACTCCCTGAAGCTGGTGATTATGATGTCACAATCGTAACTGGGGATAAGGATTTGATTCAGTTAGTGGACTCCAATACGACAGTGGAAATTTCGAAGAAGGGCGTCGCTGAGTTTGAAAGCTTCACACCTGCTTATTTAATGGAAAAAACGGGCTTAACCCCACAACAGTTTATTGATCTTAAAGGTTTGATGGGGGATAGTTCGGATAATTATCCAGGTGTAACAAAAGTCGGTGAAAAGACGGCCTTGAAGTTGCTTCAAGAGTGGGGTTCTATCGATAATCTCTATGAGAATATTGATTCACTTAAGAAAAGTAAGATGAAGGAAAATCTTATTGCTGACCGTGAAATGGCCTTTTTATCTCGTACTCTTGCAACGATTGATACGAAATCTCCAATTGAAATTGATCTTGCTGATACTTTGATTAAACCTGTGGATGCAGCAGAGTTGATCAAGTTTTATGATGAGATGGGATTTGCGCAATTCAAAGCCAAACTCGAAACGGCTGAGGCTGATGAGGTTACACTTAGCTTTGAAGTTGTGGAAGAAGCAGCAGATATTTTAGTGGACAAAGACGATTTCTTTTATATCGAAATTTTAAATGAAAATTACCACAAAGAAGAAATCATTGGCTTTGCTTGGGGAAATGAAGAAAAAGTTTTTGTCTCGAAGAATACAGAACTCTTAAAGCATTTTGTCTTTCCAGAAAATACATACGATTTTAAGAAAAATAAAGTTTTGCTTCATCGCTTAGGAATTGAACTACCGACAGCCAAGTACGACAGTATGTTAGCTAAATATCTTATTTCTACAACGGAAGATAATAAGGTTGAAACGATTGGTCGATTATTTGCGAACAAGTATATATCTACAGATGAAGAAGTTTACGGCAAAGGAGCAAAACGTCGTATCCCTGAAGATGAAATTTTATTCAAACATTTAGCAGGAAAAATCCATGTCTTGGCCACAACGAAAGCAGTAATGATCCAAAATCTCGAGGAAAATGAACAATATCATCTTCTGACGGAAATGGAATTACCCCTGGCCAACGTGTTAGCTAAAATGGAAATAGCAGGAATAGCTGCTGAAGTAAGCACCTTAGAAGAAATTGGTGCGGCAAATCAAAAGCTGATTGCTGATTTAACTGAACAAATTTATGCACTTGCAGGTGAAGAATTTAATATCAACTCACCTAAACAACTTGGAGTCATTCTTTTTGAAAAATTACAGTTGCCGCATGGGAAAAAAACAAAGACAGGCTATTCAACAGCAGCAGATATTTTAGAAAACTTGGCTCAAGATTATGAATTAGTGGCCAAAATACTTGAATATCGTCAAATCTCAAAAATACAATCCACTTATGTGCAAGGTTTGATTCCGCAAATAGCCGAAGATGGACGTATCCATACACGATATGTGCAGGATTTAACCCAAACAGGGCGTCTCTCCTCGATTGATCCAAATCTGCAGAATATTCCAGTACGCTTAGAAGCCGGACGCTTGATTCGCAAAGCTTTTGTAGCTGCTGAAAATAACATTCTGTTAAGTTCCGACTATTCACAAATTGAACTTCGGGTTTTGGCACATATGTCTAAAGACGAACATCTTATTGATGCCTTTAATCATGGCGCTGACATTCATAGCAGTACAGCAATGCGTGTGTTCAACATAGACAAGCCCGAAAATGTTACGCCTAATGATCGTCGCAATGCGAAAGCTGTCAATTTTGGTATCTCCTATGGAGAAACAGAATACGGACTCGCTAAACGCTTGAGTATTTCCAATAAGGAAGCAGCAGAGATGATCCAAGCATACTTTGAACGTTATCCAGGAGTGGCAAATTATATAGCAGAAACAAAACGTGAAGCCAAGGATAAAGGTTACGTAAGCACGATGTTTAACCGCCGTCGTAAACTGCCAGAAATCAATAATCGCAACTTCATGGTGCGTCAGGGTGCAGAACGTCAAGCTATTAATGCCCCAATTCAAGGGTCAGCCGGCGATATCTTGAAAATTGCCATGATTAACCTTGATGCAGCATTGTCAGAAGGCAAGTTTAAAGCCAAATTGTTGCTGCAAGTTCACGATGAGATTATTCTTGAAGTACCTAAGGAAGAACTTACGGCGGTTCAAAACTTGGTGAAACAAACCATGGAATCTGCGGTCGAGTTAAACGTTCCTTTAATTGCAGATGAAAATACGGGCGACAGCTGGTATGAAGCAAAATAA